The following proteins come from a genomic window of Winogradskyella sp. PC-19:
- the rny gene encoding ribonuclease Y, giving the protein MDTNTILYIAGAVVLGLVIGFVIAKSLEKGKASKLISDAQSESKAILKGAKADAEALKKEKILQAKEKFIELKAEHEKVILSRDKKMAEAEKRIRDKESQASNELSKAKKSNQSLEDKIKDYDFRLQFVEKKSEELDKAHKSQIKQLEVISGLSADDAKEQLVESLKEEAKTDAMAFVQDRVEEAKLTAQQEAKKIIINTIQRIGTEEAVDNCVSVFNIESDDVKGRIIGREGRNIRAIEAATGVEIIVDDTPEAIILSCFDSVRREIARLSLHKLVTDGRIHPARIEEVVRKTQKQIEQEIIEVGKRTVIDLGIHGLHPELIKMVGRMKYRSSYGQNLLQHSREVAKLCGVMAAELGLNPKLAKRAGLLHDIGKVPDAEADVETPHAILGMKWAEKHGEKPEVCNAIGAHHDEIEMTTLLSPIIQVCDAISGARPGARRQVLDSYIQRLKDLEAVAFGFPGVKKAYAIQAGRELRVIVESEKVTDDKAASLSFEISQKIQTDMTYPGQVKVTVIRETRAVNIAK; this is encoded by the coding sequence ATGGATACTAATACAATTTTATATATCGCAGGAGCTGTAGTTTTAGGATTAGTCATTGGATTTGTTATCGCAAAATCACTAGAAAAAGGAAAAGCATCTAAGCTTATTTCTGATGCGCAGAGCGAATCTAAAGCTATCTTAAAAGGTGCAAAAGCAGATGCGGAAGCACTCAAAAAAGAGAAAATTCTTCAAGCCAAAGAAAAATTTATTGAGCTCAAAGCAGAACACGAGAAGGTAATACTATCTCGTGATAAAAAAATGGCTGAAGCAGAAAAGCGTATAAGAGATAAAGAATCTCAGGCTTCTAATGAGTTGTCAAAAGCTAAGAAGTCAAATCAATCGTTAGAAGATAAAATAAAGGATTACGATTTTAGATTGCAATTTGTAGAAAAGAAGAGTGAAGAGTTAGATAAAGCTCATAAAAGCCAAATCAAGCAATTAGAGGTGATTTCAGGACTTTCTGCCGACGATGCAAAAGAACAATTGGTAGAATCTTTAAAAGAAGAAGCAAAGACAGATGCTATGGCATTTGTTCAAGATAGAGTAGAAGAAGCTAAGCTAACTGCGCAGCAAGAAGCTAAAAAGATAATTATAAACACGATTCAACGCATAGGAACTGAAGAAGCTGTTGATAATTGTGTTTCCGTATTTAATATCGAATCTGACGATGTAAAGGGTCGAATAATTGGTCGTGAAGGTCGTAATATTCGTGCTATTGAAGCTGCAACAGGTGTCGAGATTATTGTAGACGATACTCCAGAAGCAATTATTTTATCTTGTTTTGATTCAGTTAGACGTGAAATTGCACGTTTATCTTTACACAAATTAGTAACAGACGGTCGTATTCACCCAGCTAGAATTGAAGAGGTTGTTCGCAAGACACAAAAGCAAATAGAGCAAGAAATTATTGAAGTTGGTAAACGTACCGTTATTGATTTAGGAATTCATGGATTACATCCAGAATTAATTAAAATGGTAGGTCGTATGAAGTATCGTTCTTCTTACGGTCAAAACTTATTGCAGCACTCTAGAGAAGTCGCAAAGTTATGTGGGGTTATGGCAGCAGAATTAGGGTTAAATCCAAAGCTGGCAAAACGAGCAGGTCTTTTGCACGATATAGGAAAAGTTCCAGATGCTGAAGCTGATGTTGAAACACCTCACGCAATTTTAGGTATGAAATGGGCTGAAAAGCATGGTGAAAAACCTGAGGTTTGTAATGCTATTGGAGCTCACCATGATGAGATAGAGATGACTACTTTGTTATCACCTATAATTCAAGTATGTGATGCGATATCAGGTGCAAGACCTGGAGCAAGACGTCAAGTATTAGATTCTTACATACAACGTTTAAAAGATTTAGAAGCGGTAGCTTTTGGTTTCCCTGGTGTTAAGAAGGCTTACGCTATACAAGCAGGTAGAGAGCTGCGTGTTATTGTAGAAAGCGAAAAAGTAACAGATGATAAAGCAGCAAGTTTGTCTTTTGAGATTTCACAGAAAATACAAACAGATATGACTTATCCAGGACAAGTAAAAGTTACTGTAATCAGAGAGACGAGAGCAGTTAATATAGCCAAGTAA
- a CDS encoding cell division protein ZapA, with amino-acid sequence MSNQLKIKISIANRVYPLTINPSQEEGLRKAAKKIEAMIGQFEQSYSVRDKQDVLAMCALQFAAQVEQKTIDKEYVNEEVQEKLVALNELLHNHI; translated from the coding sequence ATGTCAAATCAGCTTAAAATAAAAATTTCTATAGCTAATCGTGTATATCCATTAACTATCAATCCTAGCCAGGAAGAAGGTTTGCGAAAAGCAGCAAAGAAGATAGAGGCTATGATTGGACAGTTTGAGCAAAGCTACTCTGTTAGAGATAAGCAAGATGTTTTGGCGATGTGTGCCTTACAATTTGCAGCTCAAGTAGAGCAAAAAACAATAGATAAAGAGTATGTGAATGAAGAAGTTCAGGAAAAGTTAGTAGCTTTAAACGAACTTTTGCATAACCATATTTAA